In Yarrowia lipolytica chromosome 1F, complete sequence, a genomic segment contains:
- a CDS encoding uncharacterized protein (Compare to YALI0F12331g, weakly similar to uniprot|P40169 Saccharomyces cerevisiae YNL194c) yields MVLRPLIGAFTILLIAGATLLSFFVLLAGARDSAPLNNFYWLEAETSNIPGAHDFTRWTTYNFCGVSTDNKNFECSKNQADFPFDPVRNFGTEEGIPQEFIGTHKWYYLTRFAFPFYLISLFFTVITLFVSLFSLCSRLGSALAISANAISVFFWTIAASLSTACYSQAKGKFDQAHLGTKMFAFIWTTEFILLLTLFFFGFACCSRKQSSKVESYSEKQPRANKFFRTSRKSKSTGVTSAA; encoded by the exons ATGGTTCTCCGACCCCTGATTGGCGCCTTCACCATCCTGCTGATTGCAGGAGCCACCCTGCTGTCCTTCTTCGTGCTGCTTGCCGGCGCGCGAGACTCGGCCCCCCTCAACAACTTCTACTGGTTGGAGGCGGAAACCTCCAACATCCCCGGGGCTCACGACTTCACCCGATGGACCACCTACAACTTCTGCGGCGTGTCCACTGACAACAAGAACTTCGAGTGCTCCAAGAACCAGGCCGACTTCCCTTTTGACCCCGTGCGAAACTTTGGCACCGAAGAGGGCATCCCCCAGGAGTTCATTGGCACCCACAAGTGGTACTACCTGACCCGGTTCGCCTTCCCCTTCTACCTGatttctctcttcttcactGTCATcactctgtttgtgtcgctctTTTCGCTGTGCTCGCGTCTGGGCTCCGCACTGGCCATCTCCGCCAACGCCAtctccgtcttcttctggaccaTTGCCGCCTCCCTGTCCACCGCCTGCTACTCCCAGGCCAAGGGCAAGTTCGACCAGGCCCACCTGGGCACCAAGATGTTTGCCTTCATCTGGACCACCGAGttcattctgctgctcaccCTCTTTTTCTTTGGGTTTGCCTGCTGCTCCCGAAAGCAGTCCTCTAAG GTCGAGTCGTACTCTGAGAAACAACCCCGTGCTAACAAATTCTTTAGAACTTCGCGTAAGTCCAAATCCACTGGAGTCACGTCGGCCGCATAA